The Oceanidesulfovibrio indonesiensis DNA segment TGCCTGAGACTGAGGCGGAGCGGCAGGCTCGCGAAGAGGTGGAAGCCCGAGCAGCGGAATCCGCGGCGCAAGCCGCTGCCGAACAGGCCCCGGTCGAAGATGCAACGCTTGAAAACGGCGAAGCCGCTGCCCAGGAGCCGGCTTCCGGACAGGAAGACGACGCATGAGCCTGACCCCGGCCGCCGCGTCGCGCGTCCTTCAGTCCACTCGGCCGTGCCGTTCCTACGGCAAGGTCTGCAAAGTGGTGGGCATGATCGCCGAGGGGTGCGGCGTGCGAGCCCCCCTGGGCACGGTCTGCTCGCTCATTCCTGACGGCGAGGGCGCAAACGGCAGCGAAATCGCCGCCGAGATAGTTGGGTTCAAGGATAACGCCGTGCTCTTCATGCCGTATGGCGACATGCGCGGCATCCAGCCCGGATCGCTCATCCGCAGCGATGGCGCGGCGCCGCTCATGCCTGTGGGGGAATCCTTTCTGGGGCGAGCCGTGGACGCATTCGGCAGGCCGCTGGACGGGCACGCCGGTTCGGTTGCCGCCGACGATCATTATCCACTTTTCGCCGAGCCGCCCAATCCTCTTTCCCGCCCCCGCATCGCCGATCCCCTGGACGTGGGCGTCCGCGCCATCAATGGCCTGCTCACCCTGGGCAAGGGCCAGCGCGTGGGCATCATGGCAGGCAGCGGCGTTGGCAAATCCACCCTCATGGGCATGATGGCCCGCTACACTGAGGCCGACATCAACGTCATCGCCCTGGTGGGCGAGCGCGGCCGCGAGGTGGTGGAGTTCATGGAAAAGGATCTCGGTCCCGAGGGCATGGCTCGCTCCGTGCTTGTGGTGGCCACGTCCGATCAGTCGCCGCTCGTGCGCATGCGCGCGGCCTACGCCGCCACGAGTATGGCCGAATACTTCCGCGACCAGGGCAGGAACGTTCTGCTGATGATGGACTCCGTGACGCGTTTCGCCATGGCGGGACGCGAGGTGGGCCTTGCCGTGGGCGAGCCGCCCACATCACGCGGATACACGCCGTCCGTATTCTCGCATCTGCCCAAACTTCTGGAGCGCGCCGGGCGCAGCGAAAAGGGCACCATCACCGGCATCTACACCGTGCTCGTGGACGGCGACGATTTCAACGAGCCCATAGCCGACGCCACACGCTCAATCCTGGATGGGCACATCGTGCTCACTCGCGACCTGGCCGACAAGGGCCATTACCCTTCCATCGACGTGCTCAAATCCGTGAGCCGCCTGCGCGGGGATGTTACGCCGGATGAAGTTCAGCAGGCCGGCCGCAAGGCGCTGCGCCATCTCGCCACCTTCAACAAGGTGGAGGACATGGTGAACATCGGCGCGTACTCCCAGGGCTCCAACCCGGAGATCGACAAGGCGTTGCAGATGGTCGGGCCTCTGAACGAGTACCTGCGCCAGGCCGTGGGCAACCCGGCCGATCTCGAAGCCAGCTTCCAGGCCCTTACCAAGCTCGCCGGGTCATAAGCGGACGTCTGCGCCGCTCCATGATCATTTATCGTGGATGATTCATCCTGCGAGGTGATCCGCCATTGTCTGTATGTATATTGAACAGGCATGGATACATTCTATACATATTCTTGGTGCGTCAAATTAATGGTCGGAGTGTGTGGGTATGGGCAACGGTTCGGAATAATGAAGCATTATCAAGATTGAACGGGTGTTGGCACAGCGCATGCTTTTATCTAGACCAAAACAGGAGGAAACAAGCATGCGCAGACATCTCACCATTTTCGTAATGGCTCTGACCATCATCGCTCTCTCTGTTCCGGCGATCGCCATGATGGGCGGCGGGGGCATGGGCGGGTCCAGCCGAGGCGGCGGCCACATGGGCGGTTCCAGCGACAGCCTGAACGACATCATGATGAACCGCAGCAACAGCCATATGGGCAACGCCCAGGACCACTATCAGGAGCACATGGGAGCCACCGGCCAGGAGCATGACCAGTATCACCAGGAGCACATGGGCTACGGCCAGGGCAGTGCCCGCAACGACAACGCCGTCGGGCAGTCCTTCCGCCGCGGCGACGTGAACCGCGACGGCGCTCTGGACATGAACGAGTTCCACCGCGCCTTTCCGGACATGACGCATCAGGAATTCATGAATATGGACGCCAACCAGGACGGCGTGCTCGATCACAACGAGTGGACCAACCGCTGAGAGTTCCACGCCCCGTCTCCATATACGAGCACTCAGAGCAGGCGCCGCCATCATCGCGATGGCGGCGCTTTCTCGTTTGGCCTGAGAAAAGGCAGCCCCGATCTCATGCCGGGCAGCGGCATGAACGCGCCGGGATTCGTTTCCGCAGATCCTATGCATGCTGAGAGTCGCAGCCCGGCCGAACGCGAAAATGAAATATCAAGTACATTCCGGGGGGACTTCATACTCGGCTCCTCCTCTTTGTCCGCCGGTGGGGGCGGGATATCGTGTTTGGAATTGTGAAGCGCGATACACAAGGAACACAGCCCGAACTCTTCCGGCATTGCGTGTTCGCACGCCATGCACCGACCGGGAGCGGAACCGGGTAATCCGAACCGATGAGGAGGAAAGCAATGCGACTATGCACACGCCATCTGTTGATCGTGGTCTGCCTTGCCTCGCTGATCGCCGCGTCACCCGTTGCGGCGCGGGCGCAGGACAAGGATACGAAACCCCTGGCGCCTCACGAAAGAATGGGCATCCCCGAAGATGTTGATCCCATCGCCGAAACCTACATGCCCGTGGTGATCGAAAAGGACTTCGAAACCATCATGGAACAGGACGTGGCCGACAAGCCGGACGTCATGAAACGGCAACAGGAACTGCTGGAACGCCGCTATGATCTTTCGGACAATCCATCCGACGTCATGATGTCGGCAGGTCGTAAGGCCGTGCAGCAGGGCGTGCGCGTCAAGCTGCCTGAAGGCATGACATGGGACAAGCTCGCTGAGATGCCCCCCGAAGAGATAAAGGAAAAGGAGCTCTTTCCGCGCGGGTTCCTGCCCCTGCCGCACGTAAAGCACGCGGTGGGCGGCCAGGTCTTCCCGCAGGATCAGATCGACGAGATCCAGAAGCTGGAGCAGCGCTCTCTGGAGCGGTTCGACGTGGACTTCGACATCCCCGAGCACTTCCTGCCCGAATTCCCGCCGCCCATCTTTCTGACCACGCGTCCGGACCTTGGCGACGTCTCCCAGGGCAAGCTGCTCTCCATCGACAATTATTATGAGATCATGAACGGGATTCTGACGCCGGTGCAGATGGAAGGTCTGCGCCTGCTGCTCACTCCGTTCCCGCAGCAGCAGTTCAACCAGACCGAGGACCGTAAGGTGGAGAAACCCAGCCTGGGCGTCTCCTGTCTGGACTGCCACGCCAACGGCCACACCAACGGCGCCTTCCACCTGAACCCGGACACCCGGCCGCAGGTTGCGCGTCTGCGTCTGGATACCGTGAGCCTGCGCGGCATGTTCAACCAGCAGATCCACGGCTCCAAGCGCTCGCTGCGCTCCATCGAGGACTTCACGGAGTTCGAGCAGCGCACCGCGTACTTCGACGGCGACCACGTGATAGCGGCCAAGAAAGGCGTGAACCTGCCGGATCGCGCCAGCCAGGTGGCCATGATGGCGCAGATGCAGAACATCTTCAACTTCCCGCCCGCGCCCAAACTGGACGTTTTCGGCAAGCTCATTCCCGAAAAGGCCACGGAAAGCGAGCTCAAGGGGCAGGAGTTGTTCTTCGGCGACGCCAAATGCGGCGAGTGCCACCCGGCGCCGTTCTATCTGGACGACAAGATGCACGACCTGCAGGTCGAGCGCTTCTACAACTTCCAGATGATCAACGGCGAATACATCATCGCCGAGGGGCCGATAAAGACCTTCACCCTGCGTGGCATCAAGGACTCCCCACCGTACCTGCACGACGGCCGGCTGCTGACCCTGGAGGACACGGTGGAGTTCTTCGCGCTGGTGACAGGCGTGAAGCTGAACGCGGAGCAAAAAAAGGACCTCACGGCCTTCATGCGCGCGCTGTAGATTGGATTGAACAAGAATTGACGCGCAACGCGTCCGCGTGGAGTGGGATTATGAAGCCGGGCCGGAGTTACTCCGGTCCGGTTTTATCGTTTCCTTCTGCGAGACGCTGGGGCTTGTCGGATTCCGCGGACTCTTCCGAATCTTTCTCCATATCCAGGTTCCCCTCCTCAATCCGCACTCGCGGCAGGGCCCCGGGCTGCTCGCGCCGCAGGTACTCGATGAGCCGTTCCCGCACCAGGCAACGCAGGTCCCAGGCCTTGGGGCCGCTCGGAGCGCTCACCAGAGCGCGCAGCTCCAGAGTTCGTTCCCTGGCCTCGGTCACCTGGAGGATGGCCAGCCGGCCGTCCCACAGTTCCCCGGCATCCTCCTTCACGATGCGCATCAGTTCGGTGCGCAGGCCATCAAGGTCCACCGTGTAGTCCGCATACAGGAAGACAGTGCCCAGGATGTCTGACCGGGTGCGCGTCCAGTTCTGGATGGGGTTGTCGATGAAATAGGTGATGGGCAGGATGAGCCGGCGTTGGTCCCAGACGGCCACCACCACGTAGGTGAAGGTGATTTCCTCGATGCGGCCCCATTCCCCTTCCACAACCACGACGTCGTCTATGCGGATGGGCTGGGTGAGGGCGATCTGCACGCCGGCGAAGACCGTGGCGATGGTCTTCTGCGCCGAAAACCCCACCACGATGCCCACCACGCCGGCCGAAGCGAGCAGGCTCGCACCCACGGCGCGGACCGAGTCGAAGGTCATGAGCGCTGCGGCCAGAGCGATGATGATAACGAGCACCACCACGATGCGTTTGAAGACCTTGAGCTTGGTGACCATCTGCCGCGCGCGCAGGTTGTCGCGCTTGTCCAGGTCGAGCCGGGCAAGCATGAGGTCCTCGCCCAGATTCGCCGCCGCCACGACGATCCAGGTCAGAGCCGCTATCCAGAGGATGGCGAAGATGTGGTCCGCCGCGGGTTGTATATGCTCGGGCAGTGGGGCGATATTACGCGCCAGGAGCATGCCGATGAGCATGAGCCCGAGGCGCACAGGCTGGCGGAGCCAGCGCACCAGCAGGTCGTCGATAAGGAAAGGAGTGGCTGCGGCGGCGTGTCTGGCGATTGCGTGCAAGACGGCGTGCGCCGCCAATCCGGCAAGGATGCCGCCGAGCAGGGCAAGGGGCGGGATGAACCATGCGGACAATGCGAGCTGGAAGTCCATCCAAATATACTACACGGGTTGCGGACTTTCGCGCAAGGTTGAGTCAGAGCAGGCGAAAAGGAAGCGAACCGTGCGCGGATCAATCCTCCTCTGATTCCTTGACGATCCGCAGGGGCTCCTTGAAGGTGTGGGTGCGGTAGGGGAAGGGGATTTCCACGCCGGCCCTGTCCAGAGCGGACTTGATGGCCGTGACCACCTCGCCCCGGGAGCGTCGCACTTCCAGCGGCGTGGAATTTGTCCACCACGCCACCTCGATGTCGATGCTGCTGGAGCCGAAGCCGTGCGGGAAAACATGCACGGGCTTGACCGGAT contains these protein-coding regions:
- a CDS encoding FliI/YscN family ATPase, with the protein product MSLTPAAASRVLQSTRPCRSYGKVCKVVGMIAEGCGVRAPLGTVCSLIPDGEGANGSEIAAEIVGFKDNAVLFMPYGDMRGIQPGSLIRSDGAAPLMPVGESFLGRAVDAFGRPLDGHAGSVAADDHYPLFAEPPNPLSRPRIADPLDVGVRAINGLLTLGKGQRVGIMAGSGVGKSTLMGMMARYTEADINVIALVGERGREVVEFMEKDLGPEGMARSVLVVATSDQSPLVRMRAAYAATSMAEYFRDQGRNVLLMMDSVTRFAMAGREVGLAVGEPPTSRGYTPSVFSHLPKLLERAGRSEKGTITGIYTVLVDGDDFNEPIADATRSILDGHIVLTRDLADKGHYPSIDVLKSVSRLRGDVTPDEVQQAGRKALRHLATFNKVEDMVNIGAYSQGSNPEIDKALQMVGPLNEYLRQAVGNPADLEASFQALTKLAGS
- a CDS encoding EF-hand domain-containing protein, giving the protein MRRHLTIFVMALTIIALSVPAIAMMGGGGMGGSSRGGGHMGGSSDSLNDIMMNRSNSHMGNAQDHYQEHMGATGQEHDQYHQEHMGYGQGSARNDNAVGQSFRRGDVNRDGALDMNEFHRAFPDMTHQEFMNMDANQDGVLDHNEWTNR
- a CDS encoding cytochrome B6, encoding MRLCTRHLLIVVCLASLIAASPVAARAQDKDTKPLAPHERMGIPEDVDPIAETYMPVVIEKDFETIMEQDVADKPDVMKRQQELLERRYDLSDNPSDVMMSAGRKAVQQGVRVKLPEGMTWDKLAEMPPEEIKEKELFPRGFLPLPHVKHAVGGQVFPQDQIDEIQKLEQRSLERFDVDFDIPEHFLPEFPPPIFLTTRPDLGDVSQGKLLSIDNYYEIMNGILTPVQMEGLRLLLTPFPQQQFNQTEDRKVEKPSLGVSCLDCHANGHTNGAFHLNPDTRPQVARLRLDTVSLRGMFNQQIHGSKRSLRSIEDFTEFEQRTAYFDGDHVIAAKKGVNLPDRASQVAMMAQMQNIFNFPPAPKLDVFGKLIPEKATESELKGQELFFGDAKCGECHPAPFYLDDKMHDLQVERFYNFQMINGEYIIAEGPIKTFTLRGIKDSPPYLHDGRLLTLEDTVEFFALVTGVKLNAEQKKDLTAFMRAL
- a CDS encoding mechanosensitive ion channel family protein, with protein sequence MDFQLALSAWFIPPLALLGGILAGLAAHAVLHAIARHAAAATPFLIDDLLVRWLRQPVRLGLMLIGMLLARNIAPLPEHIQPAADHIFAILWIAALTWIVVAAANLGEDLMLARLDLDKRDNLRARQMVTKLKVFKRIVVVLVIIIALAAALMTFDSVRAVGASLLASAGVVGIVVGFSAQKTIATVFAGVQIALTQPIRIDDVVVVEGEWGRIEEITFTYVVVAVWDQRRLILPITYFIDNPIQNWTRTRSDILGTVFLYADYTVDLDGLRTELMRIVKEDAGELWDGRLAILQVTEARERTLELRALVSAPSGPKAWDLRCLVRERLIEYLRREQPGALPRVRIEEGNLDMEKDSEESAESDKPQRLAEGNDKTGPE